Proteins from one Pontibacter korlensis genomic window:
- a CDS encoding sensor histidine kinase, with the protein MVEGTKRIITDLVLVVSGTGHYQEFETGSISDLYMQHDSLPHLSLILPESIVAELLDAVRAATEKGAIHMVRYSLGLGSNEEYFEAKAIPLNASYVLLLIQNVTTHEMNKKALYQRNALLQVVIDTVPPEITAFDNQGNIMIINRAALKNGIAEGIDLENETLNLKPDGKTAYAEDELPLVRAFKGEVVHDQLVIKKRENYYPRTYLVNAVPLKDDAGHSNGVLLAERDVTDIQNVQHQLKSKIKDFDMFMYRASHDLKSPLSAMQGVIDFAIDKTTDKEFLDYLRLIKKSHAMLSTTVNDLIGLTRISQKEIVLNKIILKEFVSDIVDILRQVPQAKSLNIKALVQDGAELTADEGLLRAVLQNLICNAIIHHRPEGEDRFVLVTVISQPKSVFIEVIDNGLGMPKPVQEKVYDIFYRANLSVAGSGLGLFIVKQAIEKMGASIKLLSEVGVGTTFSITIPR; encoded by the coding sequence ATTTAAGCCTTATTCTTCCAGAGAGTATTGTTGCTGAGCTATTAGATGCCGTCAGAGCTGCGACTGAGAAAGGTGCTATACATATGGTGCGTTACTCGTTAGGCCTTGGATCGAACGAAGAGTACTTTGAGGCCAAAGCTATACCCTTAAATGCTAGCTATGTTCTCCTGCTGATACAAAATGTCACAACGCATGAAATGAATAAAAAGGCACTGTATCAGCGAAACGCCCTGTTGCAGGTTGTAATAGATACGGTTCCTCCGGAGATCACTGCTTTTGATAACCAGGGGAATATCATGATCATCAACAGAGCTGCTCTGAAAAATGGAATTGCTGAGGGCATAGATCTTGAAAATGAAACTCTTAACCTTAAACCTGACGGCAAAACAGCATATGCCGAAGATGAGCTGCCACTGGTAAGAGCCTTCAAAGGAGAGGTGGTTCATGACCAATTAGTTATTAAAAAAAGGGAAAACTATTACCCCAGAACATATTTGGTTAATGCTGTGCCACTTAAAGATGATGCAGGGCATAGCAATGGCGTTTTGCTGGCAGAGCGGGACGTTACTGATATTCAAAATGTACAGCACCAGCTAAAATCTAAAATCAAGGACTTCGATATGTTCATGTACAGAGCATCGCATGACCTGAAGTCGCCGCTTTCTGCCATGCAGGGTGTAATAGACTTTGCTATAGATAAAACCACTGATAAAGAGTTCTTAGACTACCTGCGGCTGATAAAGAAATCTCATGCGATGCTTTCAACAACTGTTAACGATCTAATCGGTCTCACACGCATTTCGCAGAAGGAAATAGTACTGAACAAAATCATCTTGAAAGAATTTGTAAGTGATATAGTAGATATACTGCGGCAAGTGCCTCAGGCAAAGAGCCTGAATATAAAGGCCCTGGTGCAGGACGGTGCTGAATTAACTGCTGATGAAGGATTGCTTAGAGCTGTTTTACAAAATCTTATTTGTAATGCCATCATACACCACCGCCCTGAAGGTGAGGACCGCTTTGTGCTGGTAACAGTTATCAGTCAACCCAAAAGTGTATTTATAGAAGTAATTGATAATGGGCTAGGGATGCCTAAGCCTGTTCAGGAAAAAGTTTACGATATTTTTTACAGGGCAAATCTCAGTGTGGCAGGTTCTGGTCTTGGCCTTTTTATAGTTAAACAGGCCATAGAAAAGATGGGAGCCTCCATCAAACTTTTAAGTGAGGTAGGTGTAGGTACAACATTTAGTATTACGATTCCAAGATAA
- a CDS encoding response regulator — protein MKYLNKVLIIDDDEVNNVFCKIVIEHLGITENVDYFMSGPEALDYLSSCFSNGEAVPDLIFLDINMPLMNGFDFLNAYHEMGLQKRLPTKISMLSSSDIEADIKASLKYECVIDYVTKPLSESALHRILSKLN, from the coding sequence ATGAAATATTTAAATAAAGTGTTGATCATAGATGATGATGAAGTAAATAATGTCTTCTGTAAGATTGTGATCGAACATTTAGGTATAACAGAAAACGTAGACTATTTTATGAGCGGACCTGAGGCACTTGATTACCTGTCATCGTGCTTCAGCAATGGAGAGGCTGTTCCAGATCTGATTTTTCTGGATATCAATATGCCTTTGATGAATGGTTTTGATTTTCTGAATGCCTATCATGAAATGGGCCTTCAAAAGCGCCTTCCGACTAAAATATCCATGTTATCATCATCAGATATAGAAGCTGACATAAAAGCTTCTTTGAAATACGAGTGTGTTATAGACTATGTAACTAAACCACTCTCGGAATCAGCGCTGCACAGAATTCTGTCTAAGTTAAATTAA
- a CDS encoding type II toxin-antitoxin system RelE/ParE family toxin — MLATHGFVKKTSKVDKKEIGKAERIQEIYFKET, encoded by the coding sequence GTGCTCGCCACCCATGGTTTCGTCAAGAAAACCAGCAAAGTAGATAAAAAGGAAATTGGTAAGGCCGAGCGTATTCAGGAAATCTATTTTAAAGAGACATAA
- a CDS encoding helix-turn-helix domain-containing protein — MSEAEDRLIGVKGTPERDKYEFELKLELIGDMIRAARKERNLTQEQLGQLMGVKKAQISRLENNATNVTIDTILKVFNALEAKVNFKVELLNRQVKVA, encoded by the coding sequence TTGAGCGAAGCCGAAGACAGGCTTATAGGAGTGAAAGGAACGCCGGAGCGTGATAAATACGAGTTCGAACTTAAGCTAGAACTGATTGGAGACATGATTCGGGCAGCAAGAAAAGAAAGAAACCTTACGCAGGAGCAACTTGGGCAGCTTATGGGTGTGAAAAAGGCTCAAATATCTCGCCTTGAAAATAATGCTACTAACGTGACGATAGACACCATTCTAAAAGTCTTTAATGCTCTGGAGGCAAAGGTTAACTTTAAAGTAGAATTGCTCAATAGACAAGTGAAAGTTGCCTAA
- a CDS encoding DUF4138 domain-containing protein, producing the protein MDRGSGDVQAQVPEQTANVLQVKGARENFPGTNLTVITTDGKLYSFPARYASAQSEPLLTLETLPAVTASVLLPENRLHAGQLESITRQLIHEVRFYRGIQDKSGGIKVALEGLYTKGNTLFYRLVLRNASTLPFELEAVRFATRDRQQARRTATQEVQLHPCYAWGTRDAVVAPGEAKVLLFALERFPLDRGESESSSSSSATGSGT; encoded by the coding sequence GTGGACAGGGGGAGTGGCGATGTCCAGGCACAGGTTCCCGAGCAGACAGCCAACGTGCTCCAGGTCAAGGGAGCGCGGGAGAACTTCCCCGGCACGAACCTGACAGTGATCACCACAGATGGCAAGCTCTACAGCTTCCCCGCACGCTATGCCTCCGCTCAGTCTGAGCCCCTGCTCACCCTCGAGACGCTTCCTGCGGTCACAGCTTCCGTACTGCTGCCGGAAAATCGGTTGCATGCGGGCCAGTTGGAAAGCATCACCCGCCAACTCATTCATGAAGTGCGGTTTTACCGCGGCATTCAAGACAAGAGCGGCGGCATCAAGGTGGCGCTGGAAGGTCTCTATACAAAAGGAAACACCCTCTTCTACCGGCTGGTGCTCCGTAATGCCTCCACCCTGCCTTTTGAACTGGAGGCGGTGCGCTTTGCCACACGCGACAGGCAGCAGGCCAGGCGTACAGCCACGCAGGAAGTCCAGCTGCATCCCTGCTATGCCTGGGGCACGCGGGACGCCGTGGTGGCACCGGGGGAAGCGAAGGTTTTGCTATTTGCCCTGGAGCGCTTCCCCTTGGACCGGGGAGAGAGCGAGTCATCGAGCTCCTCGAGCGCTACGGGGTCAGGCACCTGA
- a CDS encoding RteC domain-containing protein — protein MIQQANQLYAELTQQLRETEVLRFPSPALRQERLLQHIRKAIDVLKRQVIAHTFAEEAEEILFFKEVKPKFTSLLIFHARLALIELKKPLGSLQDLRRHYENELLLIRIFYDHHVQLYQYLLSGASYLDSRLFVRGKTDLPYQYCTSAVDTDTRFSTHYDYIVARLEANRRLGEYLIQALQRLEQGQLDLNVPQSEPAMTWTGSKVYLIELAYGLYESGQINNGTADLCQITEQLEKFFGVKLGNVYRTFQEVRQRKKDSRTKFLDLMRERLLHRMDTLDGA, from the coding sequence ATGATACAGCAAGCCAACCAACTCTATGCCGAGCTCACGCAGCAGCTCCGGGAAACAGAGGTGCTTCGTTTCCCCTCTCCGGCCCTGCGCCAGGAGCGTCTCCTGCAGCACATCCGTAAGGCCATCGATGTACTCAAGCGGCAGGTGATCGCCCATACCTTCGCCGAGGAGGCCGAGGAGATCCTGTTCTTCAAGGAAGTCAAGCCCAAGTTCACCAGTCTGCTCATCTTCCATGCCCGCCTGGCCCTGATCGAGCTGAAGAAACCCCTGGGCAGCCTGCAGGACCTGCGCCGGCATTATGAGAACGAGTTGCTGCTCATCCGCATCTTCTACGACCACCATGTGCAGCTCTACCAGTACCTGCTCTCCGGGGCCTCCTACCTGGACAGCCGCCTTTTTGTGCGGGGCAAAACAGACCTGCCCTACCAGTACTGCACCTCCGCCGTGGATACCGACACCCGCTTCAGCACCCACTACGATTACATTGTGGCCCGCCTGGAAGCCAACCGCCGCCTGGGAGAATACCTGATCCAGGCCCTGCAACGGCTGGAGCAGGGGCAGCTTGACCTGAACGTCCCGCAAAGCGAGCCAGCTATGACCTGGACCGGCTCGAAGGTGTACCTCATTGAGTTGGCCTACGGCCTCTATGAGTCAGGCCAAATCAACAACGGCACGGCAGACCTGTGCCAGATCACCGAGCAACTGGAGAAGTTCTTCGGTGTGAAGCTGGGCAATGTCTACCGCACCTTCCAGGAGGTGCGCCAGCGCAAGAAAGACAGCCGCACCAAGTTCCTGGACCTGATGCGCGAGCGCCTGCTGCACCGCATGGATACGCTGGACGGGGCCTGA
- a CDS encoding outer membrane beta-barrel family protein — protein sequence MFLIMRVAAAQVVVSGKVVTESQEPAVATMVHLFSAPQDSLVRYAMVDEAGKYAFIAVPVGEYLIRLQRIGMQPEERRFAVGPGSNEVVLADFILKYTSNSLTEVAVTVDKRVLEYRSDKTVVHVEGTPLSQEENVVKALEGLPGMEVASGTNHISVLGKSNVAIYVNGRPSKMSLASLPASAVSTIEIITNADARFDAKSDAIINVNLNKWDQQGVSGEVKTTYTKGRYDYKYVSSSLAYNKGCFSSNSQFYIANNKFFLDRDTRDTFFGWDPVLIKQSQERRVIRQKYYYLYSDINYTIDSLSLVGLNVEYGKSWDPYRNVFQDDYFSVASERPVPADSVYENTAQLVHGLQELTLGSFYTHDLKEKKGSFRLESNYYYNALTSTYDYSFSAGKTKGQPSDIFLLNKADENNAVIWSSLLDFNYALPGRQTLQAGFKHSYLLTNFSSDFAGAERFVDLHTIDYRSRENIYAGYAQYKKTGERLSFDAGLRYEYTSGGGRYLAEEKRTAATYRYGDFFPSASVNYRHGEDHFLKLSYSRRINRPTFYDRSPFSYYISPFTRYEGNVALRRQYSHAHNLEYILKEKYALVLFANKVQDNIATLTFLEGPVSVIRPVNYDMRSYGGSTSVPVRFNSWWRGRHKVTLSSYKTSGTFQGQAFSTDILRFQAYAKHYMNIKNLFELSLTGWYSTPYNIGVAKVEMAPSMDAALSKSLWNDKIDLSLIFTDVFNSEQKTVTTNFHEQTSLSVRNDDTHRLAVSITYNFIRGRKNENKTSNIINQEKSRIGGE from the coding sequence ATGTTTTTGATAATGCGGGTTGCTGCTGCCCAAGTAGTAGTAAGTGGTAAGGTCGTGACTGAGAGTCAGGAACCGGCTGTCGCCACAATGGTGCATCTATTCTCAGCACCGCAAGATTCCCTGGTTCGGTACGCGATGGTAGATGAGGCTGGAAAATATGCGTTCATCGCCGTCCCAGTAGGAGAATATCTCATCCGGCTGCAGCGCATCGGCATGCAGCCAGAAGAAAGGAGGTTTGCTGTCGGGCCCGGAAGCAATGAGGTGGTATTAGCGGACTTTATATTAAAGTACACGAGCAATAGCTTGACAGAAGTTGCGGTAACAGTAGATAAACGGGTGCTGGAGTATAGGAGTGACAAGACAGTCGTGCATGTAGAGGGAACTCCCTTAAGCCAGGAAGAGAACGTGGTCAAGGCATTAGAGGGCCTTCCGGGAATGGAAGTAGCATCGGGAACCAACCATATTTCAGTGCTAGGGAAGAGCAATGTGGCTATTTACGTAAATGGGCGCCCCTCAAAGATGTCCTTGGCAAGCCTGCCGGCTAGCGCGGTTTCTACAATAGAGATAATCACGAATGCTGATGCCCGGTTTGACGCCAAAAGCGATGCCATCATCAATGTAAACTTGAACAAGTGGGACCAACAGGGAGTCTCCGGAGAGGTGAAGACCACCTACACAAAAGGCCGGTATGATTACAAGTATGTCAGTAGCTCACTGGCATACAACAAAGGGTGTTTTAGCTCGAACAGTCAGTTTTACATTGCCAATAACAAGTTTTTCTTGGACCGTGATACTCGGGATACATTTTTTGGCTGGGATCCCGTGCTAATTAAGCAATCTCAGGAGCGCCGGGTGATTAGGCAAAAATACTACTACCTCTACAGTGATATTAACTACACAATAGACAGCTTATCGCTGGTGGGCCTGAATGTAGAATACGGAAAATCATGGGACCCTTACCGAAATGTCTTTCAAGACGATTATTTTTCAGTTGCCAGTGAACGTCCCGTGCCTGCTGATTCCGTGTATGAGAACACGGCCCAATTAGTTCATGGTTTACAGGAACTAACCCTTGGGTCTTTCTACACGCATGACCTGAAAGAGAAAAAAGGCAGTTTTAGGTTAGAATCCAATTATTATTACAACGCGCTCACATCCACCTATGACTACAGCTTCAGCGCCGGAAAAACCAAGGGACAACCAAGTGACATCTTCCTGTTGAACAAAGCGGATGAAAACAATGCCGTCATCTGGTCTTCCCTTTTAGATTTCAACTACGCATTACCTGGGAGGCAGACGCTGCAAGCAGGGTTTAAGCACAGTTATCTGTTGACTAACTTTTCTTCGGATTTCGCGGGTGCTGAACGTTTTGTTGACTTACATACCATTGACTACCGGTCTCGAGAAAATATATACGCTGGCTATGCGCAGTACAAGAAAACAGGGGAGAGGCTCTCTTTTGACGCTGGCCTCCGGTATGAATACACCAGCGGAGGGGGGAGGTACCTGGCCGAAGAAAAGAGGACAGCTGCGACCTATCGGTATGGGGACTTTTTCCCTTCCGCCAGCGTAAATTATCGGCATGGAGAGGATCACTTTCTAAAGCTTTCCTACTCGAGGAGAATCAACAGGCCTACCTTTTATGACAGAAGCCCTTTTAGCTATTACATTAGTCCCTTCACAAGGTACGAAGGTAATGTGGCCCTGAGGCGGCAGTACAGCCATGCCCACAATCTAGAATATATTTTAAAGGAAAAGTATGCTTTAGTGCTGTTCGCTAACAAGGTGCAAGACAACATCGCTACCCTTACTTTTCTGGAGGGACCCGTCTCTGTCATACGTCCGGTTAACTATGATATGCGCTCCTATGGTGGTTCCACTAGTGTGCCCGTTCGGTTCAACTCTTGGTGGAGAGGTCGCCACAAAGTCACCTTGAGCAGCTACAAGACGAGCGGCACTTTTCAGGGGCAGGCATTCTCCACTGATATTCTGCGGTTTCAGGCTTATGCCAAGCATTACATGAACATAAAAAACCTGTTTGAGCTTAGTCTCACAGGGTGGTATTCCACTCCCTATAATATCGGTGTAGCTAAAGTAGAAATGGCTCCATCAATGGATGCCGCTTTGAGCAAGTCCTTGTGGAATGATAAGATCGACCTGAGTCTAATTTTTACAGATGTCTTCAATTCGGAGCAGAAAACAGTGACAACTAACTTCCATGAGCAGACATCTTTGTCTGTCCGTAACGATGATACGCACCGACTAGCGGTCAGCATCACCTACAACTTTATCCGGGGCAGGAAGAACGAAAACAAAACCTCCAACATCATCAACCAGGAAAAAAGCCGCATAGGAGGCGAATAA
- a CDS encoding radical SAM/SPASM domain-containing protein has product MRYKLSYYTIITEPINQDAEQLKRIIYSSRTGTATVIEQQTLEYIQQGAFDAVNPEFLLKLLEAEIVVPAFEDEVNQVLSEFQIAQKTNKTLDYVITPTANCQLGCNYCGQSHTNVTLSQSLSDNIYKHIQKKLGDRDYEGLNVTWYGAEPLMGYTAIQVLSAKLIELTREGKMAYGASMITNGLSLKEKIFTDLVTKAHVTDYQITLDGVAATHDKSRMTKSGEPTFDIILRNIVTAVNHPLYVERNCAITIRVNVHKNNFQEVDALIDIVHEHGIHNKVYMDFAPIHDWGNNDADDTIGIAMEDFVSLEIDWIMKMRRLGFRKSGIIPSRKYSTCMTTTADSELIDAKGEISYCWEVPYTDGLGQDKGLVIGNVNNTESVYWDKVDMAPLRDWYNDIRQEKNNSANCKACKLLPVCGGSCPISWYKGKPACPSFKFNIEDRLVLQYLNESLSV; this is encoded by the coding sequence ATGCGCTATAAACTTTCCTATTACACCATCATCACTGAGCCGATAAACCAGGACGCGGAGCAGTTAAAAAGGATTATCTATTCCTCCCGAACAGGCACCGCCACCGTAATTGAGCAACAGACGCTGGAATACATCCAGCAGGGAGCTTTTGACGCTGTCAATCCGGAATTCCTGCTCAAGCTGCTGGAGGCGGAGATCGTGGTGCCAGCGTTTGAGGACGAGGTAAACCAGGTGCTAAGTGAATTCCAGATTGCTCAGAAGACAAACAAAACACTCGACTATGTTATTACACCTACTGCCAATTGCCAGCTGGGTTGTAACTATTGTGGTCAGTCCCACACGAATGTCACCCTTAGCCAGAGCCTTTCTGATAACATATACAAGCACATCCAAAAAAAGCTGGGAGACCGGGACTACGAGGGACTCAATGTGACTTGGTATGGCGCTGAGCCCCTGATGGGTTACACAGCGATACAGGTATTGAGCGCAAAATTGATTGAATTGACCCGAGAGGGGAAGATGGCCTATGGCGCATCGATGATTACCAACGGGCTGAGCCTAAAGGAAAAAATATTTACTGACCTTGTAACCAAGGCGCATGTCACCGATTACCAGATAACACTGGATGGGGTGGCTGCCACGCACGACAAGAGCAGGATGACTAAGTCGGGGGAACCGACGTTCGACATCATTTTACGGAACATTGTAACGGCCGTTAACCATCCCTTATACGTGGAACGGAATTGTGCCATTACCATCAGAGTAAACGTTCACAAGAACAATTTCCAGGAGGTGGATGCGCTGATAGATATCGTACATGAACACGGCATCCATAACAAAGTGTACATGGATTTCGCCCCGATACATGATTGGGGCAATAATGATGCAGATGATACCATTGGAATAGCCATGGAAGACTTCGTATCCCTTGAGATAGACTGGATCATGAAAATGAGACGGCTGGGGTTTAGAAAGTCTGGAATTATTCCTTCCCGCAAGTACAGCACCTGCATGACGACCACTGCTGATTCAGAGCTGATTGATGCAAAGGGGGAGATTTCCTACTGCTGGGAGGTGCCTTACACGGATGGGCTTGGACAGGACAAGGGCCTAGTCATTGGCAATGTAAATAATACCGAGAGTGTTTACTGGGACAAGGTCGACATGGCACCACTCAGGGACTGGTACAATGACATAAGGCAAGAGAAGAATAACAGTGCCAACTGTAAGGCTTGCAAGCTGTTGCCAGTCTGTGGTGGTTCCTGTCCCATCTCCTGGTACAAGGGGAAGCCTGCATGCCCCTCTTTTAAATTCAACATTGAAGACAGGCTCGTTCTCCAGTACCTCAACGAAAGCCTGTCTGTTTAG
- a CDS encoding peptidase domain-containing ABC transporter, whose translation MFKFFPQYDQMDCGPACLQMIAYHHGKKYTISSLREKAFLTKDGVSLLGISEAAQSIGYDVSSYKLSLERLVADAPLPCILHWNQNHFVVLYEIRKKRMGRGLTFKVADPGHGRVSLSEEAFNKSWRGKEAKGIALLLTPNQDFETIPAEEEEDRGLAFLMHYVKPYRKDLLLLILCLVGGSLVTLLFPFLTQSLIDRGIAARSMNIIVVLLLAQLFLFVGSAVIDIVRNWIILHVGTKINLTIISDFLIKLMRLPIRFFDTKMMGDFTQRIHDHERIEHFLTSQSLFAVFSLVNLSVFFVVLGIYNMKILLAYALLTFVSVVWMFLFLRKRQVLDYLLFQRKAENQESIYELIHGMEEIKLNSYDRYVRRQWEMVQLKLYRVKARILSVDQLQVTGFSLINQLKNIVVTFLAAREVILGHITLGAMMSVMYIIGQMNSPLSQLISFFRSLQDARISIARFGEIHQQEDEVKPGQLTSIPLPDHGGTALEVRHLSFQYEGPSSPFVLRDVSFCVPRGKVTAVVGASGSGKTSLMKLLLKFYLPSEGSIEVEGLDLRSFSSNSWRSQCGVVMQDGYIFSESIARNIATGSDEIDEEKLRYAAKIANMQAFIEGLPQQYKTKIGAGGNGLSGGQKQRILIARAVYKDPQFLFFDEATSALDADNEKTIIQNLNHFFKGRTVFIIAHRLSTVKNADQIIVLNNGQIEEIGNHSSLVKDRHHYFHLVRNQLELGV comes from the coding sequence ATGTTTAAGTTTTTCCCGCAGTATGACCAGATGGACTGTGGCCCGGCATGCCTGCAGATGATCGCCTACCATCATGGGAAGAAATATACAATCAGCAGCCTGCGAGAGAAGGCATTCTTGACAAAAGATGGCGTGAGCCTGCTGGGTATCAGTGAAGCTGCTCAGAGCATAGGGTATGATGTGTCCAGCTACAAACTTAGTTTAGAGCGTCTTGTGGCAGATGCCCCCTTGCCCTGCATCCTACATTGGAATCAGAATCATTTTGTGGTGCTGTATGAGATTAGGAAAAAACGCATGGGGAGGGGGCTTACTTTTAAGGTGGCAGACCCTGGTCACGGAAGAGTCAGCTTATCGGAAGAAGCATTTAACAAAAGCTGGCGCGGCAAAGAGGCTAAGGGCATAGCCCTGCTGCTGACACCCAACCAGGACTTTGAGACTATCCCGGCAGAGGAAGAGGAGGATAGGGGCTTAGCCTTTTTAATGCACTATGTGAAGCCTTATAGGAAGGACCTTCTGCTACTAATCCTGTGCCTGGTTGGGGGGAGCTTGGTGACACTGCTCTTCCCCTTTTTGACACAGAGCCTCATTGACAGGGGCATTGCCGCCAGGAGCATGAACATCATTGTCGTCCTGCTGCTGGCACAATTATTTCTGTTTGTTGGTTCTGCTGTCATAGACATCGTGCGCAACTGGATCATCCTGCATGTAGGCACCAAGATCAACTTAACCATCATTTCTGATTTTCTGATCAAGCTGATGAGGCTGCCGATCCGGTTTTTTGACACTAAAATGATGGGTGACTTTACCCAGCGGATTCATGATCATGAGCGAATCGAACACTTCTTGACATCCCAAAGTCTTTTTGCTGTTTTTTCCTTGGTCAACCTATCGGTGTTCTTTGTGGTATTAGGCATCTACAACATGAAGATCCTGCTTGCTTACGCACTGCTGACCTTCGTTTCGGTAGTCTGGATGTTTTTGTTCCTGAGGAAGCGGCAGGTGCTGGATTATTTGCTTTTCCAGCGGAAAGCGGAAAATCAGGAGTCCATATACGAGCTTATCCATGGCATGGAGGAAATAAAGCTCAACAGCTACGACCGTTACGTTCGACGCCAGTGGGAAATGGTGCAGTTAAAATTGTATCGGGTTAAGGCCCGGATTCTTTCTGTTGATCAGCTTCAGGTGACCGGGTTTTCCCTGATTAACCAGTTGAAGAACATAGTGGTGACCTTTCTGGCAGCACGGGAGGTAATCCTGGGGCATATTACTTTGGGAGCGATGATGAGTGTGATGTATATTATTGGGCAGATGAACTCACCCCTTAGCCAATTAATCTCTTTTTTCAGATCCCTGCAGGATGCCCGCATAAGCATTGCTCGGTTTGGGGAGATTCATCAGCAGGAAGACGAGGTAAAGCCAGGGCAGCTAACTTCCATCCCGCTACCCGACCATGGTGGTACGGCCCTTGAAGTGCGACACCTTAGTTTTCAGTATGAAGGGCCTTCTTCTCCTTTTGTACTGAGAGATGTCAGCTTCTGTGTTCCTAGAGGCAAAGTGACGGCGGTGGTGGGTGCCAGTGGCAGTGGGAAAACATCGCTGATGAAACTGTTGCTGAAGTTCTATTTGCCGAGTGAAGGCAGCATCGAAGTCGAGGGTCTGGACCTGCGTAGCTTTTCAAGTAACAGTTGGAGAAGTCAATGCGGTGTGGTAATGCAGGACGGCTATATTTTTTCAGAGTCCATTGCCCGTAACATTGCTACAGGGAGTGATGAAATTGATGAGGAAAAGTTGCGGTACGCCGCCAAGATAGCCAATATGCAGGCTTTCATAGAGGGCTTGCCTCAGCAGTACAAAACAAAGATTGGGGCAGGGGGAAATGGTCTGAGTGGGGGACAGAAACAACGTATTTTGATTGCGAGGGCCGTTTACAAAGACCCGCAGTTTTTGTTTTTTGATGAAGCCACCAGTGCCCTGGACGCTGACAACGAAAAGACGATCATTCAGAATCTGAATCACTTTTTTAAAGGAAGGACTGTTTTTATTATTGCCCACCGGCTTAGTACAGTGAAGAACGCAGACCAAATTATCGTGTTGAACAACGGTCAGATAGAAGAAATTGGAAACCACAGCTCCCTGGTGAAAGATAGACATCACTACTTTCACTTGGTGAGAAACCAACTTGAACTTGGAGTTTGA